The following coding sequences lie in one Notolabrus celidotus isolate fNotCel1 chromosome 20, fNotCel1.pri, whole genome shotgun sequence genomic window:
- the LOC117832558 gene encoding ectonucleotide pyrophosphatase/phosphodiesterase family member 7-like, producing the protein MLWTACLCLLWASCSLAAPANKQTRQKVLLISFDGFRWDYDRDVDTPNLDKMARDGVKALYVTPPYLTITSPSHFTLLTGRYIENHGVIHNMWFNTTTTQTKPYYQTQFVNEWWDNGSLPIWITAEKQGRKAGSLHFPGTASTYQGQAASVREVEPILYNYKNETAWRMNSDKVMGWFRDLDLDFVSLYFGEPDGVGHRYGPDSPERREMVKQVDRTVGYIRDSAERHGLSDHLNIIITADHGMTSVYRNGLVKEITLSKIPGFSFRDLSFHLVDFGPSGMLLPKPGMLDKVYNALKGAHPHLHVFKKEEMPERLHFAKNDRILPIVLWADPGYVINGYFPVQFHKGEHGFDNQELDMKAFFRAVGPAFHENLEVGPFETVNIYALMCHILGITPDVNDGHLNVTQHMLVTSSRPGEPMNYLQSVFTGLAAVAGFLVVVFLAVMSHKILKKKNTDKRSGSSKQPTEKDITTSF; encoded by the exons ATGTTGTGGACTGCgtgtctctgcctcctctggGCCTCGTGCAGCCTTGCAGCCCcggcaaacaaacaaacgagACAGAAGGTGCTGCTGATCTCCTTCGATGGTTTCCGCTGGGATTACGACCGCGATGTGGACACGCCGAACCTCGACAAAATGGCCAGGGATGGAGTCAAAGCTCTGTATGTCACACCTCCTTACCTCACTATCACCAGCCCTTCACACTTCACCCTCTTGACAG GCCGCTACATTGAGAACCACGGGGTAATCCACAACATGTGGTTCAACACAACCACCACTCAGACGAAGCCGTACTATCAGACTCAGTTTGTGAATGAGTGGTGGGACAATGGCAGTCTGCCTATCTGGATCACAGCGGAGAAACAG GGCCGAAAGGCTGGCTCTCTTCACTTCCCTGGCACAGCCTCCACATACCAGGGACAGGCTGCTTCGGTGAGGGAAGTGGAGCCAATCCTGTACAACTACAAGAACGAGACCGCGTGGAGAATGAATTCCGACAAGGTGATGGGCTGGTTCAGGGACCTGGATCTGGACTTTGTATCGTTGTACTTTGGTGAGCCGGATGGCGTGGGACACCGGTACGGTCCTGACTCCCCCGAGCGACGAGAGATGGTGAAGCAAGTAGACCGAACGGTGGGATATATCCGAGACTCTGCTGAAAGACACGGGCTGAGCGACCACCTGAACATCATCATCACAGCCGACCATGGCATGACCTCGGTGTACCGCAACGGTCTGGTTAAAGAGATCACCCTATCTAAGATCCCAGGCTTCTCTTTCCGTGATCTGTCCTTTCACCTGGTGGACTTTGGCCCTTCTGGGATGCTGTTGCCCAAACCGGGGATGCTGGACAAGGTCTACAATGCCTTGAAGGGGGCCCATCCACACCTCCATGTGTTCAAGAAGGAGGAGATGCCGGAGCGTCTTCACTTCGCCAAAAACGATCGGATCCTCCCGATCGTATTATGGGCCGACCCGGGATACGTCATCAACGGG TATTTTCCAGTTCAGTTCCACAAAGGCGAGCACGGCTTCGACAACCAGGAGCTGGACATGAAGGCCTTCTTCAGGGCAGTGGGTCCAGCGTTTCACGAGAACCTGGAGGTGGGACCCTTTGAGACGGTGAACATTTACGCCCTCATGTGTCACATCCTGGGCATCACGCCGGACGTCAACGACGGCCACCTGAACGTCACTCAACACATGCTGGTTACCAGTTCTAGACCGG GTGAACCTATGAATTACCTGCAAAGTGTCTTCACTGGGCTGGCTGCAGTGGCTGGATTCCTTGTTGTAGTTTTCCTTGCAGTGATGTCCCACAAAATcctaaagaagaagaacacagaTAAAAG ATCGGGGAGTTCCAAACAGCCAACAGAAAAAGACATTACTACATCATTTTGA